CTCGGCGCCACCCACGCCCGGGTGGCGGTCACCGACCTCGGCACCACGGTCCTGGCCGAGCGCGCGGCCGAGGTGTCGATAGACCGAGGCCCCGAGGAGACGCTCGGCTGGCTCCAGCGCACCTTCGAGGAGATGCTCGCCGAGACCGGTCACCGCCCGGACGAGATCTGCGGCATCGGCGTCGGCCTCCCAGGCCCGGTCGAGCACAGCTCGGGACGCCCGGTCAATCCGCCGATAATGCCTGGCTGGGATGGTTTCCCCGTCCCCGAGTGGCTCGGCTCGCGCCTCGGCGCCCCGGTGCTCGTCGACAACGACGTGAACATCATGGCGCTGGGCGAGCACTGGGCCGCCCGCCCCGAGGCCGACCACCTCATCTTCGTCAAGATCGGCACCGGCATCGGCTGCGGCATCATCAGCGACCGCCGCCTGCACCGGGGCGCCCAGGGCGCGGCCGGTGACATCGGGCACATCCGCGTGGCCTCGGCCCTGGGCACCGTCTGCCGCTGCGGCAACGTCGGCTGTCTGGAGGCCGTCGCCAGTGGCGCCGCCATGGCCGCCAAACTGTCCGCGGACGGGGTGGAGGCCGAGGACAGCCGCGACGTGGTCCGCCTCGTACGCGGCGGCAACACCCACGCCGTGCAGCTCATCCGGCAGGCGGGCCGCGAGGTCGGCGACGTGCTCGCCTCGATCGTCAACTTCTTCAACCCCTCGGTGATAGTGGTCGGCGGCGACATCTCCGAGGCCGGGGAGCAGGTGCTCGCCGGCCTCCGCGAGGTCATCTACAGCCGGTCGCTCCCCCTCGCCACCCAGCACCTGACGATCACCGCCAGCGAGCTGGGCGACCGCGCGGGTGTGATCGGCGCCGCTGTCATGGTCATCGAGCACGTACTGGCCCCCGGCAGCGTCGACCGGTCCGTGTCCGTGCCCACCGTCTGACCGTCCCCGCTGCTTGACCGGTGCGTGCCCGTGTCCTCCCGCCGCTCGACCGGTGCGTGCCCGTGTCCGCCGTCCGGCCGGCCCGTGTCCGTCCCCGTCGTCCGGCCGGCGCGGGTTCATCACCGCCGGGTGACCGGTCCCGCCGTCCGGCCGGTGCTCGTGGGACACTCGTCCGACCATGAACGCCGAACCCGTAAGGACCGCCCGGCTCACGTTGGAGCCGCTCGCGGTGCACCACGCGGCCGAGATGGCCGAGGTGCTCGGTGATCCGGCCCTGCACGCCTTCATCGGCGGTTCGCCCGAGACCCCCCGGCAGCTCCGCGACCGCTATGCCCGCCTGGTCACCGCCCCTCCTCCCGGCCGGGACGAGTCGTGGCTCAACTGGGTGATCCGTCTCGACGACCCGGACGGCGGCTCGGACCGGCTGGTCGGCTACGTCCAGGCGACCGTCACCCGTGACCGCGCAGTCGTGGCCTGGGTCGTGGGGACCCCATGGCAGGGCCGTGGCATCGCCGGGGAGGCGGCGGTCGCGCTCGTCGCCTGGCTCAGGGAGCACGGCACGGCCGTCATCGTCGCCACCATCCATCCCGACCACGCCGCCTCGTCGGCCGTGGCCCGTCGCGCGGGCCTGTCACCGACCGACGGCAGGGTGGACGGCGAGGTCGTCTGGAGATCCGGCTAGTCCGGGACCGGGTGTTCCCCGCGTGGAAGGGGGACGGATCTGAGTAGGAATGCTCAGGGGCGGCTGAGTGCGCGCGCCCTCCCCGAATTCCGCGATCTTCGAAATGCTCAGATCATGAAATGGTGGATTTTCCT
This region of Streptosporangium sp. NBC_01495 genomic DNA includes:
- a CDS encoding GNAT family N-acetyltransferase; this encodes MNAEPVRTARLTLEPLAVHHAAEMAEVLGDPALHAFIGGSPETPRQLRDRYARLVTAPPPGRDESWLNWVIRLDDPDGGSDRLVGYVQATVTRDRAVVAWVVGTPWQGRGIAGEAAVALVAWLREHGTAVIVATIHPDHAASSAVARRAGLSPTDGRVDGEVVWRSG
- a CDS encoding ROK family protein, with translation MLSEANGSIAGAGALLNILRDGQARTRAELVQLTGLARSTLAQRLDALLSQQWIIPTEEAISSGGRPAIAFTFNRTARVVLSADLGATHARVAVTDLGTTVLAERAAEVSIDRGPEETLGWLQRTFEEMLAETGHRPDEICGIGVGLPGPVEHSSGRPVNPPIMPGWDGFPVPEWLGSRLGAPVLVDNDVNIMALGEHWAARPEADHLIFVKIGTGIGCGIISDRRLHRGAQGAAGDIGHIRVASALGTVCRCGNVGCLEAVASGAAMAAKLSADGVEAEDSRDVVRLVRGGNTHAVQLIRQAGREVGDVLASIVNFFNPSVIVVGGDISEAGEQVLAGLREVIYSRSLPLATQHLTITASELGDRAGVIGAAVMVIEHVLAPGSVDRSVSVPTV